A genomic stretch from Capricornis sumatraensis isolate serow.1 chromosome 4, serow.2, whole genome shotgun sequence includes:
- the TEX15 gene encoding LOW QUALITY PROTEIN: testis-expressed protein 15 (The sequence of the model RefSeq protein was modified relative to this genomic sequence to represent the inferred CDS: inserted 1 base in 1 codon), whose protein sequence is MEMKEIAKYKSLWKMNSTSQPLFVTNPLKKFTIPKIRRTAGKVYLSPCYTNTREYSFIHDTLNECRLDVSTDLQSSWQFGDTKLIHNEGLEKNFTSKRSEMRESGRHGRELEEHFCFLALRQKDVAEIYHNGMSTKASSLRILGNPLLGIYIFRHIDVALNYAHSRSITVESIIMFKVLFGKVKKIQPSLDKSKVSLDPSPNFDCHMSRNTPSLKDTIELQAYSSAVYLYEYNILSKPVDKPRQCLPYAIVTVKFIGQKVDNGHFMTSLRSLSTGFPKRTERTCSLNNCTVAKRIGKGKDATVIFEHFRKPIDPFVQENCSCTVSNSEIINPSNSDISNCYGNIQNGNTSVLETYSGHMEYNSAECRDTSQLLACDSGYSFIPSNTRESVNNSDLLNLTCLKAILSSLAAAFPLHNNTDSSTVITSKLIKDPRLMKREESMGKDNTVTGLSEILPFEKSLDFVNSEINLSSMPANPASTSEGMPGDQTITNGLDASCFRISLDDSQTQAHNLGSKTYDCTALSKITMAGQCENQDDFSFPMFLSNVVSEAEIQKHKEGKAQRSQQKDTIPFLTDESSESHDSCEPVDICTDKYSGPISPESQFSNFKTVYETGHQMSTLFPLQSEESIHEYIQNTGKMRNFTEPEDNAKHEEKQSLWKGSDHSFTNKRKIGPIDNYISLNQDNKENESLDYLQENCDQILITQGLEKTKSLPFTTEEKCELGHLALEIQNSLTPRVEKLPQRPPKNSLECKDNIHTNFAISQKLMELKLEKPDQNCVSIMADAFQDAEDIPQTTQLPAVTSCHDIRTAHDANCSIASEHLCVQRRNEYDPVSLENIQRDCKETPLINSKGQHHTQFCITQLNNDVHLNTDFREQRDNDKESQNEAEMENIASSIENNIGNIYGDEKQSFQTHKTKFFTNIGERRVSKDDDSFEILSSEEFSTALNLTSGKKHVCTESASLENEDSITAIKEKDIQNTERTGEHLISTAFLQSASSSVHVASHAAAEIADAAVPVVSTNPEDHQRAQFNETCSESTDFGLLSKLKVSASEINTDENRFHNSFYQTVSDNSVLQSFELGNETEVGSEESDDAFPVSIPQDTHSHGNVLYEEFEDPYEALKSRIDWEGLLGSSNGEMEVLKTTARGENWDQHCSEEQSCDFSSTQDDEAELVEPILLPNLQVTITNTFVKGFSPTVESLASKDDFCKYVTEATKSEINEEEEEEEVLEFEIHSQCSAENSDHPSENEFGNIRQESGLASKSETSLSFDLSHTMHENHMSEKQNRPLLFGPSDGTTVNKENRCSLTKSKTSGNDTRSEKETGSRISKRKPHTPFRDQKIPDKNLRHHKICEKRRKLTSQDSLEWFFLLSQERIKTFSQSEKHIGSVLDILNREASLCKSKCLSRKLDRAILHLKEAHRRVHTSLQLITKVGEKRGGPLPRAYAVICNSFWESCDLQGYSSVSERRYHSTKHFLSKRKYDIPGENRTLGFEADTHVSKHKFYRTNRERLTECLSENVSGVSSSHTTIHMREYCDQVCPESQLALCSMSQSTSQSAYTNSSVRNSKSSKLQPFSSKLQPFSRKTGCLFSPDCPDEKLTKKENRTDTEFSSNISKCEKLENHSALDNSKYTTKVNNSEAKEIISERNLMSLSCIKENNISFSVDQNNDATCTAHTKVKTDTVISVLESKVKRFFDIDIYKPNNLILSGYKGNLEVNFPIEKWTTPKESSKPGIITGNFLMDPLSQTLITSKKSNSIPQSLSPALATDNEGESSKSSMATQSITAVDFPAVSTIAPHCLQGCGGNKLQKTEYCSSSKCVHIDGNETDAENSEVTVASETEESKDSAMKKVFPDDSFLLVKDNIKGSSSQEGIGERDIQDRKMWKDKQAEKGKDSVHMNVTEGSSVKTEYKAQKNNILEGSSCLSEKTMQNNLIDSHVQIKKATEAVSLRNIASNQLNKRKKEEGRVSQDSQCDSSLRSEVACDSKPGITGRNHMPHLRGQSEPSKVSPPPPKKSTSYMNEFKEKHCSSNNLAPTVKLTQILRRADETSSVQILQEESEVCQNILPLFVEAFERKQKCSFKQILISRDLLVEENLWSNCRHRLKPCAVDSLVELQMMMETIQFIENKKRLLGGEPTFRSLLWYDETLYSELLGRPRGFQQQPNFYPAFQGRLKYNAFSELQSYHGQLIELFEETKRRNNSYYTYLKYKRQIDECEAVMKQCSDCFDFSLSVPFTCGVNFGDSLGDLETLRKSTLSLISMYGDCPQIDSCPGKQDHLWIIIEMISSKVNFIKSNEAVNIKIALYGLEHIFFDASKSLVWEEKKQSFCKNYSERNKEILLRMNQCAVSKLQKIYDTLSKDLSIEQISTIGLENSVIASIKSNAVVNKATISIENSRLNGTLLSHPDICCVSEILDQAEFADVKKLQELTLRCTNDLEIFKKCFQLLQEDNIDDIFITEENSLYMMKNYSHKAVILKPAAIETYIEIVMLSETIHFLKNSVAKKLDKQRFRSMLWFDMSLLPELVHCQEKMTSFSFLKGNPTDCLWKVIETSISELKKDLDIIYKYNEAVNSSYAVRLLSRELEELSEIKNLVKKSEYSISTYINFVPCIASVNYGTTVTELEYNYSQFSTLLGSITATPRKDVGKMVHTMKVMKTIEHMKIICVKNAQLTISFILCQMLHNRKTLQPKRKKNVSSHINRRKSIRKSITCGKVSLVSEYIIKNVSNSSKKRPLTVDKCGDSQEQEKDTAVPSCKKQKVGMKHVTEIKREKSPFEHARTMRSHYESENEIGPDSSDSLERSHVSPKQVETQRSVPLMNLKDSEDEIDLTNISFATSEDFTRQQGKLSSTKKRNGNFSAAQAKSEKKTCSPLAIFDQKSIDDTFSKDQEMPPQKFLKNPPDTAEKSCPSDIKPGTDASLLLNASEPSFCFVSDSHATLEMTDFEPQDNEIFNSSINYTCTGSPEPMNIQNKIPVVQINKARPAKTGSKEKYMKDTLNFSTIPVEASENITLNVNQRVEYSLSEQQNSKVLVQNAATYLNEIPQSACTPXYDSLSGYSLETSYPYCSWCVYHYSSSSDSSITQTSQGAAFYEVQPPPPGMLTAVTSNIQNTPSPLLSSQYFEYFDEEPQANALVPVSDYFPPQTPVYNVQQPVLSQYTPHQPSTPYPSSPDLDALLEVPWTYGLAETQPFNLYRRTSSETANLLNHGRPYRTFATNEDSEAGGNLVIVQGHSEEVGDAKRGPLPSDKGCCLPPLV, encoded by the exons GTCAGAGATGCGTGAGAGTGGAAGGCATGGCAGAGAACTTGAAgaacatttctgctttttagcACTTCGTCAGAAGGATGTGGCAGAGATATATCACAATGGAATGAGTACCAAAGCATCTTCATTGAGGATACTAGGAAACCCTCTTCTTGGAATTTATATATTTAGACACATTGATGTTGCCTTGAATTATGCTCATAGTAGAAGCATTACTGTAGAAAGTATTATCATGTTTAAG GTTCTTTTtggaaaagtgaagaaaattcAGCCTTCACTAGATAAAAGCAAAGTTTCTTTGGATCCTTCTCCTAATTTTGACTGCCATATGTCAAGAAATACACCTTCTCTAAAGGATACCATTGAACTACAAGCCTACAGTTCAGCA gtatATTTGTATGAATATAATATTCTTTCAAAGCCAGTAGATAAACCTAGGCAGTGTCTTCCATATGCAATAGTAACAGTAAAATTTATTGGTCAGAAAGTAGATAATGGACACTTTATGACATCTTTGAGATCCCTCTCAACAGGATTTCCTAAGAGAACTG AAAGGACATGCTCTCTGAATAACTGTACAGTGGCCAAAAgaattggaaaaggaaaagatgcTACTGTCATCTTTGAGCATTTCAGGAAACCTATAGATCCGTTTGTTCAGGAAAACTGTTCATGCACTGTGTCaaattcagaaataataaatCCTTCCAACTCAGATATTTCTAATTGCTATGGAAATATCCAAAATGGAAACACTTCTGTACTTGAAACATACAGTGGACATATGGAGTACAATTCAGCAGAATGCAGAGACACGTCTCAATTACTTGCATGTGATTCAGGCTATTCATTTATTCCCAGTAATACCAGAGAAAGTGTTAACAATAGTGACCTCCTAAATTTGACATGTCTTAAAGCTATTTTAAGTAGTCTTGCTGCTGCTTTTCCCCTTCATAACAATACTGACTCAAGCACAGTTATCACTTCAAAACTCATCAAAGACCCAAGACTgatgaagagagaagaaagcatggGAAAAGATAATACTGTTACAGGTTTAAGTGAGATTTTGCCATTTGAGAAGAGTCTAGATTTTGTTAATTCAGAAATAAACTTGTCATCTATGCCAGCTAATCCTGCCTCCACATCTGAAGGCATGCCTGGTGATCAGACTATTACTAATGGTTTGGATGCCTCTTGCTTCAGAATTTCTTTGGATGATTCACAAACCCAGGCTCACAACCTGGGATCTAAGACCTATGATTGTACAGCTCTCAGTAAAATTACCATGGCAGGGCAATGTGAGAACCAGGATGATTTTTCCTTCCCAATGTTTTTGTCAAATGTAGTTTCAGAAGCGGAAATCCAAAAACACAAGGAAGGAAAAGCTCAGAGATCCCAGCAGAAAGACACCATCCCATTTTTAACTGATGAAAGCAGTGAGTCACATGACTCTTGTGAACCAGTGGATATTTGTACAGACAAGTACAGTGGTCCCATCTCTCCAGAATCacagttttctaattttaaaactgtatatGAGACTGGTCACCAAATGTCTACACTTTTCCCACTCCAAAGTGAAGAAAGCATACATGAGTACATTCAAAATACTGGAAAGATGAGAAACTTCACCGAGCCAGAAGACAATGCCAAACATGAAGAAAAGCAAAGTTTGTGGAAAGGAAGTGATCATTCTTttactaataaaagaaaaatcggTCCAATAGACAATTACATTTCTTTGAACCAAGACAACAAAGAGAATGAGAGCCTTGATTATTTGCAGGAAAATTGTGATCAAATATTAATTACTCAAGGgttagaaaaaacaaaatctttgccATTTACCACAGAGGAGAAATGTGAGCTAGGTCACCTAGCATTGGAAATACAAAACAGTCTTACTCCAAGAGTGGAGAAACTTCCACAGAGGCCTCCTAAGAACTCTTTAGAGTGTAAAGATAACATTCATACAAATTTTGCCATTTCTCAAAAACTAATGGAGCTAAAATTGGAAAAACCAGATCAAAACTGTGTTAGCATTATGGCTGATGCTTTCCAGGATGCAGAAGACATTCCCCAGACCACACAGCTGCCAGCTGTCACTTCATGTCATGATATTAGAACAGCTCATGATGCCAATTGCAGCATAGCTAGTGAACATCTATGTGTTCAGAGGAGAAATGAATATGATCCAGTGTCCCTAGAAAACATTCAAAGAGACTGCAAAGAAACTCCTCTAATTAACAGTAAAGGTCAGCATCATACTCAGTTCTGTATTACACAATTGAACAATGATGTGCACCTGAATACTGATTTCAGAGAACAAAGAGATAATGATAAAGAAAGCCAGAATGAGGCTGAAATGGAGAACATTGCTTCATCTATAGAAAACAACATAGGGAATATATATGGAGATGAGAAGCAGAGTTTTCAgacacacaaaacaaaattttttaccAACATAGGTGAAAGGAGGGTGAGTAAAGATGATGATAGCTTTGAAATTTTGAGTTCTGAAGAATTTTCTACTGCTCTTAACTTAACTAGTGGAAAAAAACATGTATGCACTGAGTCTGCATCATTAGAAAATGAAGATTCCATTACcgccataaaagaaaaagatattcaaaataCTGAAAGGACTGGAGAGCATTTGATTTCCACAGCATTTCTTCAGAGTGCAAGTTCTTCGGTACATGTagcctcacatgctgcagctgagaTAGCCGATGCTGCAGTGCCTGTGGTAAGCACAAATCCTGAAGATCACCAAAGAGCCCAGTTTAACGAAACTTGTTCTGAGAGTACAGATTTTGGTTTGTTAAGCAAACTTAAGGTTTCTGCTTCTGaaataaatacagatgaaaaTCGATTCCACAACTCATTTTATCAAACAGTAAGTGACAACTCAGTTCTTCAAAGTTTCGAATTGGGTAATGAAACTGAAGTAGGATCAGAAGAGAGTGATGATGCTTTTCCTGTGAGTATTCCACAGGATACTCATAGCCATGGAAATGTACTTTATGAAGAATTCGAGGACCCCTATGAGGCTCTGAAGTCTCGCATCGATTGGGAAGGTCTGTTGGGAAGCAGTAATGGGGAGATGGAAGTTTTGAAAACCACCGCAAGAGGTGAGAATTGGGACCAGCATTGCTCTGAGGAACAGAGTTGTGATTTTTCCTCTACACAAGATGATGAAGCAGAGCTCGTCGAACCAATTTTACTTCCTAATCTGCAAGTTACGATTACTAATACATTTGTGAAAGGATTCAGTCCTACTGTTGAGTCCCTTGCATCGAAAGATGATTTCTGCAAGTATGTAACTGAAGccacaaaatcagaaataaatgaggaggaggaggaagaagaagttCTAGAATTTGAAATTCATTCTCAGTGTTCTGCTGAAAATTCAGATCATCCCTCTGAAAATGAATTTGGTAATATAAGGCAAGAATCTGGACTAGCAAGTAAATCTGAAACCTCACTTTCTTTTGACTTGAGTCATACTATGCATGAGAATCACatgtctgaaaaacaaaacagaccttTGCTATTTGGACCTTCTGATGGCACAACAGTAAATAAGGAAAACAGATGTTCCCTGACAAAGTCAAAAACCAGTGGTAATGATACTAGAAGTGAAAAGGAGACAGGATCAAGAATTAGCAAAAGAAAGCCCCATACACCTTTCAGGGACCAGAAGATACCAGATAAAAATTTAAGACATCACAAAATTTGTGAGAAGAGGAGAAAGCTAACAAGTCAAGACTCATTGGAATGGTTTTTTTTGTTATCCCAAGAACGAATTAAAACCTTTTCACAGTCAGAAAAACACATTGGGAGTGTCCTGGATATTCTAAATAGAGAAGCATCTTTATGCAAAAGCAAATGTCTTTCCAGAAAACTTGACAGAGCCATTCTTCACTTAAAAGAAGCTCACAGAAGAGTTCACACGTCTTTGCAGCTGATAACTAAAGTGGGAGAAAAAAGAGGGGGCCCTTTACCAAGAGCATATGCAGTAATATGTAATAGTTTCTGGGAAAGTTGTGACCTTCAAGGTTATAGTTCTGTGTCTGAAAGAAGGTATCATTCCACTAAACATTTTCTGTCAAAAAGAAAATACGATATACCTGGAGAGAATAGAACTTTGGGATTTGAAGCTGATACTCATGTATCAAAGCACAAGTTTTATAGAACAAATAGAGAGAGACTCACAGAGTGCCTTTCTGAAAATGTGTCCGGTGTCTCCAGTAGTCACACCACAATTCACATGAGAGAATATTGTGATCAAGTGTGTCCGGAATCACAGTTAGCCCTGTGCTCCATGTCTCAAAGTACAAGTCAGTCGGCTTACACTAATAGCAGTGTGAGAAATTCCAAGTCATCAAAACTTCAGCCTTTTTCATCAAAACTTCAGCCTTTTTCTAGAAAAACTGGATGTCTCTTTTCCCCAGACTGCCCAGATGAGAAactaactaaaaaagaaaatcgaACTGATACAGAGTTTTCATCTAACATTAGTAAATGTGAAAAACTTGAGAACCATTCAGCACTTGATAATAGTAAGTATACAACAAAAGTAAACAATTCTGAGGCTAAAGAAATAATAAGTGAAAGGAATTTGATGTCTTTAAGTTgcataaaagaaaacaacataagTTTTAGTGTAGACCAAAATAATGATGCAACTTGTACAGCCCACACAAAAGTGAAAACTGACACAGTTATTTCCGTCTTAGAATCAAAGGTGAAGCGTTTTTTTGACATTGATATCTACAAACCAAATAACCTTATTTTATCTGGTTATAAAGGAAACCTGGAGGTAAATTTTCCTATAGAAAAATGGACAACTCCTAAGGAGAGCTCCAAACCAGGCATTATTACAGGAAACTTCCTTATGGATCCATTAAGTCAAACTCTGATAACAAGCAAAAAGTCTAACAGTATTCCTCAATCGTTATCACCCGCTCTAGCGACAGACAATGAGGGAGAATCTTCGAAGTCTTCCATGGCTACACAGAGCATTACTGCTGTAGACTTTCCAGCAGTGTCTACCATTGCACCACACTGTCTGCAAGGATGTGGTGGAAACAAACTTCAAAAGACAGAATATTGCTCTTCAAGTAAATGCGTTCATATCGATGGGAATGAAACAGATGCTGAGAATTCTGAGGTGACTGTCGCAtcagaaactgaagaaagtaaagaCAGTGCGATGAAGAAAGTATTTCCCGATGATAGTTTTCTGCTCGTAAAAGATAACATAAAGGGCTCTTCTTCCCAAGAAGGTATTGGAGAGAGAGACATTCAGGACAGAAAAATGTGGAAAGATAAacaggcagaaaaaggaaaggatTCAGTTCACATGAACGTGACTGAAGGATCAAGTGTTAAGACTGAGTACAAAGCtcaaaagaataatatattaGAAGGCTCCTCCTGCTTAAGTGAGAAAACGATGCAAAATAACTTGATTGATTCTCACGTACAGATTAAAAAGGCTACGGAGGCAGTCTCTTTGAGAAATATTGCTTCTAATCAGCttaacaaaagaaagaaggaggagggaagagttAGCCAAGACTCTCAGTGTGACTCCTCATTGCGTTCAGAAGTAGCCTGTGACTCCAAACCAGGCATTACAGGAAGGAATCATATGCCTCATCTGCGTGGCCAGTCTGAACCCTCCAaagtctctcctcctcctccaaagaAGTCTACATCATACATGAATgaattcaaagaaaaacattGTTCAAGTAATAATTTGGCTCCTACAGTTAAGCTCACTCAAATTTTAAGGAGGGCAGATGAAACATCATCTGTACAGATTCTgcaggaagaaagtgaagtttgtcaaaatattcttcctttgtttgttgaagcttttgaaagaaaacaaaaatgttcatttaaacAAATCTTGATTTCAAGAGACCTGTTGGTAGAAGAAAACCTGTGGAGTAACTGCAGACACAGATTAAAACCATGTGCTGTTGACTCCTTGGTAGAACTCCAAATGATGATGGAAACTATTCAAttcattgaaaacaaaaaaaggctCCTGGGAGGTGAACCAACATTCCGGAGCTTGCTCTGGTATGATGAGACACTGTACAGTGAGCTGCTTGGCAGACCACGTGGATTTCAGCAACAACCCAATTTCTATCCGGCTTTTCAAGGCAGATTAAAATATAATGCCTTCTCTGAGCTGCAAAGCTATCATGGTCAATTAATTGAACTGTTTGAAGAAACCAAAAGGAGAAACAATTCATACTACACATACTTAAAATACAAGCGACAAATTGATGAATGTGAAGCAGTAATGAAGCAGTGTTCAGATtgctttgacttttctctttctgtgccaTTTACCTGTGGAGTTAACTTTGGAGATAGTTTAGGAGACCTAGAAACCTTGAGGAAAAGTACATTAAGCCTGATCAGTATGTATGGGGACTGTCCCCAAATTGATTCCTGTCCAGGAAAACAAGACCATCTGTGGATTATCATAGAAATGATCTCCTCAAAAGTTAATTTTATCAAGAGCAATGAGgcagtaaatattaaaatagctCTTTATGGTCTGGAACATATCTTTTTTGATGCTTCAAAAAGTCTTGtttgggaagaaaagaaacagtctTTCTGCAAAAATTACtcagaaaggaacaaagaaataCTACTTAGAATGAATCAATGTGCAGTTTCTAAGTTGCAGAAGATATATGATACATTGTCTAAAGATTTAAGCATTGAACAAATTTCCACTATTGGACTTGAGAATTCAGTGATTGCTTCGATAAAGTCAAATGCTGTAGTAAACAAAGCAACAATTAGCATAGAAAACTCTAGGCTTAATGGTACTTTGCTTTCACATCCAGATATCTGTTGTGTTAGTGAAATATTGGATCAAGCTGAATTTGCAGATGTGAAAAAATTACAGGAACTCACTTTGAGATGTACCAATgacttagaaatttttaaaaaatgttttcagttgcTGCAAGAAGACAACATAGATGATATTTTTATCACCGAAGAAAATAGTTTGTACATGATGAAAAACTACAGCCATAAGGCAGTAATTTTAAAACCTGCGGCCATTGAAACCTATATTGAAATCGTCATGCTCTCAGAAACAATTCACTTTCTTAAaaactcagtggcaaagaaactAGACAAGCAGAGGTTTCGAAGTATGCTCTGGTTTGATATGTCACTTCTTCCTGAACTGGTTCACTGCCAAGAAAAAATGacttctttctcatttctaaaaggTAATCCAACAGATTGTCTTTGGAAGGTGATAGAGACTTCTATTTCTGAACTTAAGAAAGATCTGGATATTATCTACAAATATAATGAAGCTGTTAACAGCTCCTATGCTGTTCGTTTGCTGTCAAGAGAACTTGAAgaactttcagaaataaaaaacctTGTTAAGAAATCGGAGTATTCCATTTCCACATACATCAACTTTGTGCCATGTATAGCATCCGTAAATTACGGAACCACTGTGACAGAATTAGAATACAACTACAGTCAGTTTTCCACACTGCTTGGAAGTATAACAGCCACCCCTCGGAAGGATGTAGGGAAAATGGTCCATACTATGAAAGTCATGAAAACGATTGAACATATGAAGATAATATGTGTTAAAAATGCTCAGTTAACCATTTCCTTTATCCTGTGCCAAATGCTACACAACAGAAAGACTTTGCAAccgaagagaaagaaaaatgtgagcAGTCATATAAATCGTAGGAAGAGTATCAGAAAGTCCATTACCTGTGGGAAGGTGTCTTTAGTTTCAGAGTAcataattaaaaatgtttcaaattccTCTAAAAAACGACCTCTCACTGTAGACAAATGTGGAGACTCTCAGGAACAAGAGAAAGATACTGCTGTTCCCAGTTGTAAAAAGCAAAAG gTTGGCATGAAACATGTcacagaaatcaaaagagaaaagtcaCCATTCGAGCATGCAAG GACTATGAGATctcattatgaaagtgaaaatgaaataggaCCAGATTCATCTGACAGTCTGGAAAGAAGCCATGTCTCTCCAAAACAAGTTGAAACTCAAAGATCAGTACCTTTAATGAACCTGAAAGATTCAGAAGATGAAATAGATTTAACTAATATTTCATTTGCTACTTCAGAAGATTTCACCAGACAACAAGGGAAATTAAGTagcacaaagaaaagaaatggaaattttagtGCTGCTCAAGCAAAAAGTGAGAAGAAAACTTGTTCTCCTTTGGCAATTTTTGACCAAAAAAGTATAGATGACACATTTTCAAAAGACCAGGAGATGCCTCCacagaaatttcttaaaaatcccCCAGATACTGCAGAGAAATCCTGCCCCTCAGACATAAAACCAGGAACTGatgcttctcttttgctgaatGCATCAGAACCtagtttctgttttgtgagtGATAGCCATGCCACTTTAGAAATGACTGACTTTGAACCTCAAGATAATGAAATATTCAATTCATCCATTAATTATACATGCACCGGTTCTCCAGAACCCATGAATATCCAGAACAAAATTCCTGTTGTGCAAATAAATAAAGCACGACCTGCAAAAACTGggtcaaaagaaaaatacatgaagGATACATTGAATTTCAGTACTATACCTGTAGAAGCCTCTGAGAACATCACCCTTAATGTGAATCAAAGAGTAGAATACTCTTTGTCTGAACAACAGAATTCGAAAGTCTTAGTTCAGAATGCTGCCACATACTTGAATGAAATTCCACAGTCTGCGTGTACCC GATATGACTCTCTTTCTGGGTACTCACTTGAAACTTCATATCCTTACTGTTCTTGGTGTGTTTATCattacagcagcagcagtgacagtTCCATTACCCAGACATCCCAGGGAGCAGCGTTCTATGAAGTACAGCCACCTCCTCCTGGGATGTTGACTGCAGTTACGAGTAACATTCAGAataccccttctcctcttttgtCCTCTCAATATTTTGAATACTTTGATGAGGAACCACAAGCAAATGCCTTAGTGCCAGTGAGTGACTATTTTCCACCTCAAACACCTGTTTACAACGTTCAGCAGCCAGTGTTGTCACAGTATACTCCCCATCAACCATCCACTCCATACCCTTCCTCTCCTGATTTGGATGCGCTTCTAGAAGTTCCTTGGACTTACG